The following are from one region of the Candidatus Margulisiibacteriota bacterium genome:
- a CDS encoding sigma-54 dependent transcriptional regulator, which produces MTSPKPIILAVDDEVDLLETYRSILGKQYEVLTAPSGKQALEILKAKAVALVLLDMKMPGMSGLELLRQVRQAENDVAVIIITALQEVATAVEAMKLGALDYLTKPFDKDALRLTVESALAQRALRRENLLLKETVKELSSYCDLIGQTPAMRQLYSLIDKVAPTDSTILIHGESGTGKELVARAIHQKSRRAAKPLITLNCAAIPETLMESELFGHERGSFTGAQERKLGKFELADGGSLFLDEVGCMSPALQAKFLRVLESKMIERIGGEKSIPVDVRIISATNINFQKEIAGGSFRHDLYYRLNVIPINLTPLRERKEDIPLFVAYFLEKYNKQLNKEVRSLAPEALQKLLDYPWPGNVRELQNMIERLVVLAGGPVITPEEIPIITTSTQPAESVLKQNVMSHERQVIVDALKLADNNRTKAAKILGIPRSTLNSRISTLGLS; this is translated from the coding sequence GTGACAAGCCCAAAACCGATAATTCTCGCGGTCGACGATGAAGTTGACCTGCTGGAAACCTATCGCTCTATCCTCGGTAAACAATACGAAGTCCTGACCGCCCCTTCCGGCAAACAAGCTCTAGAGATCTTAAAGGCCAAGGCTGTCGCGCTCGTCCTGCTCGATATGAAAATGCCCGGGATGAGCGGCTTGGAACTTCTCCGCCAGGTCCGCCAGGCCGAGAACGATGTCGCGGTCATCATCATCACCGCTCTGCAAGAGGTAGCGACCGCGGTCGAAGCGATGAAGCTGGGCGCGCTCGATTACCTGACCAAACCATTCGACAAGGACGCGCTACGCCTGACCGTCGAGTCAGCGCTGGCGCAGAGAGCATTGCGGCGAGAAAACCTCTTGCTTAAAGAGACCGTCAAAGAGCTTTCTTCATACTGCGACCTGATCGGCCAAACCCCGGCCATGCGCCAACTCTACAGCCTGATCGATAAAGTCGCCCCGACCGACAGCACGATCCTCATTCATGGCGAATCGGGGACCGGCAAAGAGCTGGTCGCCCGGGCGATCCACCAGAAAAGCCGGCGGGCGGCCAAACCGCTCATCACCCTCAACTGCGCGGCCATACCGGAAACCCTGATGGAATCGGAACTCTTCGGCCACGAACGGGGCTCGTTCACCGGGGCGCAGGAGCGAAAATTGGGTAAATTTGAGCTGGCGGATGGGGGCTCCCTATTCCTCGACGAGGTCGGCTGTATGTCGCCGGCCCTGCAGGCCAAGTTTCTCCGGGTGCTCGAAAGTAAGATGATCGAGCGGATCGGCGGCGAGAAATCGATCCCGGTCGATGTCCGGATCATCTCCGCCACCAACATCAATTTCCAAAAAGAGATCGCCGGCGGTAGTTTCCGCCACGACCTCTACTATCGGCTCAACGTCATCCCGATCAACTTGACCCCGCTCCGCGAACGGAAAGAAGATATCCCGCTCTTTGTCGCTTACTTCCTGGAGAAATATAATAAACAGCTGAATAAAGAGGTCAGATCACTCGCCCCGGAAGCGCTCCAGAAGTTACTCGACTATCCCTGGCCAGGGAATGTCCGCGAACTGCAGAATATGATAGAGCGGCTGGTCGTCCTGGCCGGCGGACCGGTTATCACTCCGGAGGAGATCCCGATCATCACCACCTCCACCCAACCGGCCGAAAGCGTCCTCAAACAGAATGTCATGAGCCATGAACGGCAGGTCATCGTTGACGCGCTGAAATTAGCGGATAACAACCGGACCAAAGCGGCCAAGATCCTCGGCATCCCCCGCTCCACCCTCAACTCACGGATTTCAACCTTAGGTCTTTCTTGA